In Scophthalmus maximus strain ysfricsl-2021 chromosome 16, ASM2237912v1, whole genome shotgun sequence, the following proteins share a genomic window:
- the hbae5 gene encoding hemoglobin, alpha embryonic 5, whose protein sequence is MSLNESDKAVVRATWSKISKAADVIGADALGRMLCIYPQTKTYFTHWPDVKPGSAHVKEHGRKVMTGVAMGVAKIDDLSAGLLELSERHAFQLRVDPANFKLLSHCILVVMAIMYPKDFTPEVHVAMDKFLISLSLAISEKYR, encoded by the exons ATGAGTCTGAACGAGAGTGACAAGGCCGTCGTCAGGGCCACATGGAGCAAAATCTCCAAGGCAGCGGACGTCATTGGGGCTGATGCCCTGGGCAG GATGCTCTGCATCTATCCGCAAACCAAGACCTACTTCACCCACTGGCCAGACGTAAAACCCGGCTCAGCTCATGTGAAGGAGCACGGAAGGAAGGTAATGACCGGAGTTGCTATGGGCGTGGCCAAGATCGACGACCTGAGCGCTGGCCTGCTGGAGCTCAGCGAGCGGCACGCCTTCCAGTTGAGAGTCGACCCGGCCAACTTCAAG CTCCTGTCCCACTGCATTCTGGTGGTGATGGCCATCATGTACCCCAAGGACTTCACCCCTGAAGTCCACGTCGCCATGGACAAATTCCTGATCAGCCTGTCCCTGGCTATCTCCGAGAAGTACCGCTAA
- the zgc:163057 gene encoding hemoglobin subunit alpha-D-like → MLSKSEKALIAEIWERLAPVAEDIGSDALLRMFASYPGTKTYFAHLDISARSAHLLSHGKKIVLAIAEGAKDISQLTVTLAPLQTMHAYQLRIDPTNFKLFSHCMLVTLACHMGRDFTPVAHSAMDKFLSAFAAVLAEKYR, encoded by the exons ATGCTCTCAAAGAGCGAGAAGGCGCTGATTGCGGAAATATGGGAAAGGCTGGCTCCTGTGGCCGAAGACATTGGCTCAGACGCACTTCTTCG GATGTTTGCCTCCTACCCAGGCACCAAGACGTACTTCGCCCACCTGGACATCAGTGCCCGCTCCGCTCACCTGCTCTCCCACGGGAAGAAGATTGTCCTGGCCATAGCAGAGGGAGCCAAAGACATCAGCCAGCTGACCGTCACCCTGGCTCCTCTGCAAACAATGCACGCCTACCAGCTCCGGATAGACCCGACGAACTTCAAG cttttCTCCCACTGTATGCTCGTCACCCTGGCCTGCCACATGGGCAGGGACTTCACGCCGGTTGCACACTCCGCGATGGACAAGTTCCTGTCGGCCTTCGCGGCCGTGCTCGCCGAGAAGTACAGATGA
- the LOC118287910 gene encoding hemoglobin subunit beta-1, which produces MVEWTDQERSVITSIFGNLDYDDIGPKALCRCLIVYPWTLRYFSSFGNLYNSEAIKNNKKIADHGIKVLHGLDRAVKNMDNIKATYAELSILHSDTLHVDPDNFRLLADCLTIVIAAKMGSAFTPEKQATWQKFLAVVVSALGRQYH; this is translated from the exons ATGGTTGAGTGGACCGATCAGGAGCGCAGCGTCATCACCAGCATTTTCGGTAACCTGGACTACGATGACATCGGGCCCAAAGCTCTGTGCAG GTGCCTGATCGTCTACCCCTGGACTCTGAGGTATTTCAGTTCCTTCGGCAACCTCTACAACTCCGAGGCCATCAAGAACAACAAGAAAATCGCAGACCACGGAATCAAGGTGCTGCACGGCCTGGACCGCGCCGTGAAGAACATGGACAACATCAAGGCCACCTACGCCGAGCTGAGCATCCTGCACTCCGACACGCTGCACGTCGACCCCGACAACTTCAGG CTGCTGGCTGACTGCCTGACCATTGTCATCGCCGCCAAAATGGGATCCGCCTTCACCCCGGAGAAGCAGGCCACCTGGCAGAAGTTCCTGGCCGTGGTGGTGTCCGCTCTGGGCCGGCAGTACCACTGA
- the aqp8a.2 gene encoding aquaporin-8a.2 — protein MGVEKMEMEDTDCTLMEKGKKSPAPSPPNKYEKLFQPCLAEIVGTMFFVFIGCVSVIENVPAAGRLQPALVHGLAVAVLVAVMDNISGSHFNPPFTIAIYLCGGMELMMVGPYLVCQLIGGVLGAAMSKMMTPAERYHNATGAAFDILKSESQLSGAIFGEVAMTCLVTMVVLLVAVNGKTKTPLAPFLVGCTVIINILAGGDVSGTCLNPARAFGPAVMTNYWTYHWVYWVGPIGGGLVAAALLRLILGDEKLRVVLKS, from the exons ATGGGAgtagagaaaatggaaatggaagaCACCGACTGCACGCTCATGGAGAAGGGCAAGAAGTCGCCTGCGCCCAGTCCACCCAACAAATATGAGAAACTGTTCCAGCCATGCCTGGCCGAGATAGTGGGGACcatgttctttgttttcatcgGCTGTGTGTCCGTCATCGAGAACGTGCCGGCAGCTGGTCGGCTGCAGCCGGCTCTGGTGCACGGACTGGCTGTGGCAGTGTTGGTGGCGGTCATGGATAACATCAG CGGCTCCCATTTCAACCCTCCCTTCACTATTGCCATCTACCTGTGTGGAGGCATGGAGCTGATGATGGTGGGACCATACCTCGTCTGCCAGCTGATTGGAGGAGTGCTTGGTGCCGCAATGTCAAAG ATGATGACCCCTGCAGAACGCTACCACAATGCCACAGGAGCTGCATTTGATATCCTCAAGTCCGAGAGCCAGCTGTCAGGGGCCATCTTTGGGGAGGTGGCTATGACCTGCCTGGTCACcatggtggtgctgctggtggcagTCAACGGCAAGACAAAAACCCCACTGGCTCCATTCCTGGTCGGCTGCACTGTCATCATCAACATCCTGGCAGG GGGGGACGTATCAGGGACGTGTCTGAACCCTGCCAGGGCTTTCGGCCCCGCCGTGATGACCAACTACTGGACCTACCACTGGGTCTACTGGGTGGGGCCCATAGGAGGAGGCCTGGTGGCCGCTGCTCTGCTCAG GCTCATTCTCGGTGATGAGAAGTTACGGGTCGTTTTGAAATCCTAA